GTCCACGACGGTCTCGCCCTCGTCTATGAGTTCGCCGATCGCCGCGCAGTTGAGGATGTGGCGTTCCCAGAGTCGTGGAACCTCTCGAGGTCCGATGAGCCCACGCTCGACGCCCGCAGTCGCCAACGAGTCGTGATACTGCCGGGCCAATTCGATTCGGTCCCCGAATACCTGCTCCGCGATTGCCATCAACTGGGTGCTATCCGAGCGTTCTTGTTCCACGTGAAACATCTTCCCGTGCCTGGGCGCGGAACGCCAAACGACATCGCTGTAAGTACGCGAAACTGCACACTGATTCGGACATCGCTCTCCTCGGCGGGTTATCCGATACTTCTGAAGCCGGGCGGCACCATCCCTCGTATCTGTCCAGACCACGTACGGTTCCTGATCCCGTGGGTGGCGTCCGCCGAACTGCTTCCCTGAGGATCCGGATCTCATCGGCTCCCAGTTCTCGACGACGCCGTCCGGGGTGCACCCCGGACGAGTCGCCCGACGAGAGCCACACGGCTCGATCACCCGTCGCGAGGCTTGTCCAGTGTCGGCGGCGGTGCCATATGTTTCACGTGAAACTTCTTCCCGCCCGACGGACGCGGGGGTTCTGCTGTGGCAGCTTTCGACCGATTACTACAGAGGCTCGCCAGAACCGAGCGATCCCGTCTGGAGGGATCGCGGTCTAAGCAACGACGAATACGCACCTTCGTCGCGTCGAGCAATCCGGCGTGGATCACCGACGACGATGTTTCACGTGAAACTGTTTCCTATTCGACGCGCCGGAGACTTTGCTGTTGCAGCCTTCCCTCGATTGCCGAGGCCTCTCGGTCGAGGCGAGCGGATCCAGTCCGGTGGGGACGATGTCGACAAACCGACACACTTCACGTTCGACACTTCGAGTGCCATCGTGCGAACACCTCAGATCCGATCAGCTCGGGAAGTCCGGCTGTATTCAGAATCCATAGGATCGGCGACCACGATTTCTTGCGTGACGCTGACCGATCACCCCATCGCCGGATCGCCCCGCGCGAACGGGTGACACGTGCGGTCGCGTCTCGGATCCGGGGCGTGGGTCCTTCGGTGAAGATCGTCGCGTTTGCTTCCCCGCTGTGACTGATCATCGACCTGTCGAGCGAGCCGGGGGAGCGGTTAGCCGCCCGCTCCACCTGATGGCCAACCGCGCCGCCGCTCCCAGTTCGTGGGCCCGACGCGATGCGTCCGTGAGGGACAGAGGCGGCACCGGTCAAGGGAGACTCCGCACAACCACAGCGAGGACTACAGAGCCGGCCACCCTGACGGTCTGCACACTCGAAGATCTGGTCGGGAATTCGTCCGAAGCCCGTGCTCACGATGCGTCCAGGATCCGAGTAACCAAGCGCGGGCGGACGTCATTGGTGCAATCTCCACCATCCACTGACAGATGGTGGCAAGAGATCGCGGCAACTGACCATTCGTCGCTGATCCCGCCGCACCATATCTCCGATCACAGTCGCGGCCCCGATTCGTGTCCGACGCGGGTCTGGAGATGCCGGTCCGGCGATACCTGGAGAGGCCGGCGTCATGACTCGAACACCCGATGCCGAGAACCTCTTCATGACCTACCCGAGCGACAGTCAAAAAATCGATTCGCCCCAGCTGCGCACGGAAGCCCGGTTTCACGTGAAACATCAAAGGTCGGTCGTGACCGTCCCCGGCGCGTACTTCCCCGTCGTCAACCCTCGGTTTCGGAGCGCTGCCCAACCGTGCCCCTTCCCGAGTGCCTGAAGACTTCCGGCGTTGTTTCACGTGAAACCACAACACTCGACTCATCGACCACCAACAACCGAGCCGCGTACACGCGTCACAGTGACGAAAGCGTCGCGCATACCTGGATCGAAATATTTCGACGAAAAGTTCGATCGCAAACGATTCTCGGACAGTGTTGCGCGTCAGAATTACACGGATGACATTCGAGCCGCGCCTGGACACCAATGTCCACGTACGACGATGGCCCCCACCGAAGTGGGGGCCATCAGATCGTGCAACCCGAACAGGTTGTCGGGAGGTGGAGCGTTGCTATCCCTTGACGACAACTACCCGCCGAGACGGCTCGACTCCTGTGCTCTCGCTGGCAACGCCGTCGATCTTGGCGACTGCATCGTGCACGATCTTGCGCTCGAACGGAGTCATCGGAGTCAGTTCTTCTCGCTCGCCCGATTCCAACACTCGACGCGCGGCTTCGGCACCGAGATTGCCCAGTTCGGTACGACGCTTCGCCCGCCAGCCGGCAACGTCGAGCATCAGCTTGCTGCGCTCTCCGGTCGACTGCTGAACGGCCAATCGGGTCAGTTCCTGAAGAGCATCGAGAACCTCACCCTTACGGCCTACGAGCTTGGCGAGATCGTCCCCACCGTCGATGCTGACGATGGCCCGGTCGCCCTCGACGTCCAGGTCGATATCTCCGTCGAAGTCGAGAACGTCGAGAAGCTGTTCGAGGTAATCGCCGGCGATCTCGCCTTCCTCGACCAAGTAGTCCTCGTCGTCATCATCGTCGTCGTCATCGTCAGGCGCGGCCTTCGCGGCCTTGTCTTCGACCACCTCGGACGCGGGGGATTGCTCTATCACGGCATTCTCGTCCGCATCCGCGTCGACCGCGCTGAGCTGATCGGCCTCGACCATCACGTCATTCACTCCATCCCCGGATACCGCACCGACTGGCTTCTGTACTTCGTCGTTCTGAGCTTCTTCTACGTCCGCTGCCATGTTCGTCCTTCTCTCGACGTGTCGGTCAGCGCCGCTTGCGCTTGGTCGACTTGTTCCGGTTCGCCTGCGGCCTCGGCCTGACCGGAGTTGCCGCACCGTTGGCGGTACCCGAAGTGTCACCGCTGTCGGTCGTCGCATCGTCGTCTACCGGCGCCATCTTCGACAGCTTGGGCCGCGCACCCGGCTTCGGCTTGGTCACCGATACCGGCTTCACGCCCGGCTTCGGCGCATTCTCGGAACGCTTCTCCACGGCAGCGACAGCCTTGGCAGCTTCTTCTTTGTCGATCTTTCCGAATACCAGGTGCTGCTGTGCGTACGTCCAGGTGTTGTTACTGACCCAGTACAGCAGGATCGCGATCGGTAGCAGGGCGCCGAAGACCAACACGCCCAGCGGGAACACGTACAGCGCAAGCTTGTTCATGATCGCGGACTGCGGATTCGCAGCTGCTGCAGCGCTCTGACGGGCCACCGATGCACGCGAGTTCATGTGGGTCATGATCGCCGCGATGATCATCAGCGGAATCGACACCGCCGCGATGACGAACGTCGACGGAATGGAGGCGCCCGGTCCCACGGCGAACGCGTTGAGCTGCTCCTGCGGCATGGTGATCCATGCCGAAATCGGGGCTCCGAACAGTCGAGCGTCGAGGAACGACTGCACATCGGCCACGCTGAACGCATAGTTCGAGAGTTCGCGGTTCTCTTCCGGGCTCAGACCGAGCTGACCGACGCCGGTGCCGGTGCGGTTGAACGAACGAAGCACGTGAAACAGTCCGATGAACACCGGCGCCTGTGCCAACACGGGTAGACAGCCCATCAGCGGGTTGAAGCCGTGTTCCTTCTGCAGTTTCTGCATCTCGACGGCCATTTTTTGTTTGTCTTTGCCGTACTTCTTCTGCAGAGCCTTGATCTGCGGCTGTAGCTCCTGCATCTGCCGC
The nucleotide sequence above comes from Rhodococcoides fascians A25f. Encoded proteins:
- the yidC gene encoding membrane protein insertase YidC, which gives rise to MLDFIYYPVAWILWVWHKVFGFVFQDPSNGFAWALSVVFLVFTLRLILYKPFVKQVRTTRQMQELQPQIKALQKKYGKDKQKMAVEMQKLQKEHGFNPLMGCLPVLAQAPVFIGLFHVLRSFNRTGTGVGQLGLSPEENRELSNYAFSVADVQSFLDARLFGAPISAWITMPQEQLNAFAVGPGASIPSTFVIAAVSIPLMIIAAIMTHMNSRASVARQSAAAAANPQSAIMNKLALYVFPLGVLVFGALLPIAILLYWVSNNTWTYAQQHLVFGKIDKEEAAKAVAAVEKRSENAPKPGVKPVSVTKPKPGARPKLSKMAPVDDDATTDSGDTSGTANGAATPVRPRPQANRNKSTKRKRR
- a CDS encoding Jag family protein, with product MVEADQLSAVDADADENAVIEQSPASEVVEDKAAKAAPDDDDDDDDDEDYLVEEGEIAGDYLEQLLDVLDFDGDIDLDVEGDRAIVSIDGGDDLAKLVGRKGEVLDALQELTRLAVQQSTGERSKLMLDVAGWRAKRRTELGNLGAEAARRVLESGEREELTPMTPFERKIVHDAVAKIDGVASESTGVEPSRRVVVVKG